A genomic window from Paraburkholderia phytofirmans OLGA172 includes:
- a CDS encoding DUF6566 family protein: MPARTVSYGEFEIAVRPERNKLGAWIASVSVSHGARTVVDIRPMTVQPEWLTEEEATRDGVEWARRFIDHEFNTPQPRSWVAERSHAETWFRDAGKAGSSETSA; encoded by the coding sequence ATGCCAGCACGCACTGTTTCTTACGGCGAGTTTGAGATCGCCGTGCGCCCCGAGCGCAACAAGCTCGGCGCCTGGATCGCAAGTGTGAGTGTGAGTCATGGTGCCCGAACAGTCGTCGACATTCGTCCTATGACCGTTCAACCCGAGTGGCTAACCGAAGAAGAAGCGACGAGAGACGGGGTCGAATGGGCACGCCGGTTCATCGATCATGAGTTCAACACGCCGCAGCCCCGCTCCTGGGTCGCCGAGCGCTCTCATGCGGAAACCTGGTTCCGTGATGCCGGGAAAGCCGGCAGCTCCGAAACCAGTGCTTGA
- a CDS encoding host attachment protein has protein sequence MMNEMTWLVVADGGRARVFQTPGLTLNLQEKESLINTEYSGTMLTEKDREKFAKRVAEYLEAGRLHQLYNRLRLAIEPKFLGMVKADLSEVTRRLIFEQISEDLSTLKSREIEARLRRH, from the coding sequence ATGATGAACGAAATGACGTGGCTTGTTGTGGCTGACGGAGGTCGCGCGCGTGTTTTCCAGACGCCAGGACTGACGCTCAACTTGCAAGAAAAAGAAAGTCTCATCAACACGGAATATTCCGGCACGATGCTAACGGAAAAGGACCGTGAGAAATTCGCAAAGCGCGTCGCCGAATATCTGGAAGCAGGGCGGCTCCATCAACTCTACAATCGTCTGAGACTCGCTATCGAGCCAAAATTTCTCGGCATGGTCAAAGCGGATCTCAGCGAGGTTACCCGCCGGCTCATATTCGAGCAAATTAGCGAAGATCTGTCGACGCTCAAATCCCGGGAAATTGAAGCGCGCCTACGGCGCCACTGA
- a CDS encoding superinfection immunity protein: protein MLKVIEGAVVMGALMLYLAPAMIADARERKDAFAVTMVNILLGWTVIGWFAALVWARHPVSDRRLKHFARRAQRAVARVTIDAIVARAESRAGSVPVLSPRLVPVVARIAASSRHQQKG, encoded by the coding sequence ATGTTAAAGGTTATCGAAGGTGCTGTTGTCATGGGTGCGCTGATGCTCTATCTGGCGCCGGCAATGATTGCGGACGCCAGAGAACGCAAAGACGCTTTTGCGGTGACCATGGTGAATATCCTGCTCGGATGGACGGTTATCGGTTGGTTCGCAGCGCTAGTATGGGCGCGGCATCCGGTCAGCGATCGCCGTCTGAAGCACTTCGCGAGGCGGGCACAACGCGCGGTCGCACGAGTCACGATTGATGCAATCGTTGCTCGAGCTGAAAGTCGTGCTGGCTCAGTTCCTGTGCTCAGCCCTCGCTTGGTGCCGGTAGTCGCGCGAATCGCAGCAAGCAGTCGTCACCAACAAAAAGGTTAG